The sequence TATAGGCAGATCTTTTAATAAACTGCTGACAATGAAGTGAGGAATGACTGAGGAAATAAAATTGACTTCtcatatagtttccttatttcctctcttcactgggctgttttccctgttggctcGAGCATTcgggcttaaagaatccttcttttctaactagggttgtagcttagcaagtaataataataataataataaaaataataataataataataataataataataataataataataataataataataataataataactgattaagTTGAAAATATTGACTGGTGGAATCAAATAatcgaagaaaaagaaaatagaagggTTTGAAACAATCCTGTAGAAATTAAGAAAATCATACAAACATCAAATGAATAGGTACCGTAGAATGAGAACTGATATTGGAGAagcataaaattaaaagaaaaaaaaaaaactcaagaaaatgAGCCAAAGAACAAAAATGAATAATATCTCAAAACCGGAGGAACAAAACGTAAAATAGGGAACATAATTCATAGATGGTTTGATATTCTACGCCTTTCAATATTTTGTCTAATTTTGATTGTAAAGGTGCCTCTTACacgaaccttctctctctctctctctctctctctctctctctctctctctctctctctctctctctctctctctcagccatttcATTAAAACCTTTGacaatatttcatttgtttatttttatacggTCTTACTATATCATACGAGTTTTATCCCTTATTTATTCCTTTTTCAGCATAACATGAGTTCGAAAAAAATTAAGTCATTCAGTTAAAAAACTTTTCGTTCAGTAATTTCTAAGCAAACTAAAACGCCAATGCTTCAAGAATCGCTGATTTAAGTGCGTTTTTCCTGTCCCATACACTACCCTCTCTCTGCTTCTTCTAGTTTCATAATATAATATCCTACTGCAATGATGATAACCTTGGCAGAATGGAAGAATAATGAGACAACCTTTTATCTGTGCCATAAGGAATAAGATAGAAAATTCTAAGACACATCAAAGTATGAGTTTCATATCAAGAAGAAGGACTATTATTTTTCCCCCGGAGTCACCCAATCATTCAGGTACTGATAGCAGGTATATAAAAGGGGGAGACTCACTCTCGACTTCAGTCTGAAGACAACAGTGTAGTCATGAAGGTCCTCCTCCTTGTCTTGCTTTCTGTGGCTGCAGCCCTTCACATGGTGGACGCCACCACCGAAGATTTCGTGGTTCCTGGAACCTGTCCCATCGTCGATGAAAGGTCGCTTTGGGCTTTACATGGGCGGAATCTCTGGCAGGTAGGTTAGGATATGTCTTGTGTTTTTGTTGTTGAAGATTCCTTGAAACAAAAGGAAATGAACTCAGCTTGTATTCATATGCTTATTCATATTTCAGATGGACGGAGAATGGTTCCATCACTCCCATACACCGATGCCCTATAACCCCATAGTCGACTGCACCCGGATGAGATGGCAGAACAGTAAGTTTCCCCTTCCCCTGCCTCCCTGCTACTGTTGATATTGGAAACAAATTCTAGTTAATTTGCTTTTCCTAATTACTATAAATGATTCATTCATCGTAGTAAAGCATTTACTTTCCAGGATAATAGGTaaaattattgtaaatttgttCTTGTAATTGGGGGACATCTTCCATTGAAATGTTCAAATGATTGAGCAGCTGGGATGATCCCCATTTTGGATTGTGTATGTTTGGGATACTTATGGGACGGCGAGAAAGGATAGGTAAGGTTGCCGCTCAAAGCTTAAGCTTACTCTTGCACTAAATACTCAAAAAATAGTTTATCAAGTTGGTAGACAAAGCCTTAATTCGGTTTTCTTCTTCACTTCTTTTCCAATCAATAACTATAATAAGATAGAATTTAGGGATGGAATTTTACTCTGAATATGGGAGTAATATTCTAGAACCATTGCAACAAGAAAAGATGTGACCTGTATTTGACCAGACGATTTGAGTTTATGATTTTATTTCCCATCTCAAGACTTTCCCATGTTCTGATTTCTCTGTTTCCCACCCCAGTTGGAGGAGGCTCCTTCCGAACTGAAGCCACAGGTCTGGACAAAGCCAGAGCCTTCATGCGCACAACCGGTCTGATATACCAAAGCCCGGGTGCACCACGCCTCACCATCGCCCACGAGAAATGTAAGACATTTCTTAAATCTCTATTGTATGCAGTCCAAAATGCATTTGTTAATAGTTCATGTGAATTTTTTGTATATTCAAAAAGAGTATAAATTCATTTGGttcccgttatccatttgcagcaACACCAGCTCCTTTGGTCATCCTCGAATCGGACTACCAGAATTTTGCTTGTCTCTACTCGTGTCAGGACTTCGGAGGAAACTATTACGGCGACTTTGGATTCGTCTACTCAAGGACCCCCAAACTGGATCCGGCATTCGTCCAAATCTGCAAAGATACCTTTGCACAAATTGGTTTAGACACCAATACCTTCAAGGTGACCTACCAGGGAGACGATTGCCCGCACTCCACCGAAAAGAAATCTGTGGCTTAAATGAGTTTCTTGATTGGAGTCATATTTCAGATTATCTTTTCTCTTAGACGGTTTTGATACCATATTTTCTTTATGGTAGTGGGATTTTCTTTCATCTCAAATAAAACTTGAAGCTATTCTCTTTTTCTATTTCctactttttatcttattttaatagaACTTTGAAGAAAGGTACATACCTAAGGATAGTTTTTCACGATTCCTTCATATCTGTTTTACTCTGAACTACTagattattaatatcatatataaatttcaagaaataaaaagaattttttatttgaatatagcCTTTGAAAAAAAGTTACTCTACCTATTTGCATGAACTGTATTTGATAAGAATCGTTGTAAATGTTAGAAATGACATTACATTAAGTTTCTTCCATTCCGAGAGTACAGCTCTGTACTTTAAGAATAGGTAATCATTTTAGGCATGCATGGTAACACTGTTAAACTGGCATGGATTACAATAATTCCACCCCTTGAAATATAAATGATTGCCATATTCACATCACATCTAGTGGATATATATCGTTATATTTCCTCTGATTATTAAGACTCTTATGAATTCTATTGACACTAATGAGATATTTGCTTTTCGTTTAAGGTATTTTAGTTGAttaaaaaacaatttttatataaCAACATATATCTTCGCCATACCTTGAGTCAGATGATGCCATATATGAAAGAACTTGCCCTAATCAAGACCATATTTTTTCCTTTCGTTGCTAGACAGTTGACTTAAGCCAATATAGATACAAGCACGCACAAATACATAACtaaacatacacactcatatatatatattcatatatatatatatatatatatatatatatatatatatatatatatatatatatatatatatatatatatatatatataagtgtgtgagtgtatatgtatacacacatatatatgaatttatatgtatatatacatatttatgtatacacacatatatatatatatatatatatatatatatatatatatatatatatatatatatatacatatacatatatatacacatacagtatatgcatattcatatatatgcatatatacacacacacacacacacacacacatatatatatatatatatatatatatacagtatatatatatatatatatatactgtatatatatatatatatatatatatatatatatatatatatatatatatatatatatatatatatatatatatatatatatataggactgaaaatgaatatgggtaaaactaagattatgttcaatgagaAGGCAGAGAgacatcaaataagggttatggactaacTTTTAGACATTTGTAATGAATATACGTAGGCTACTTagtacagacagtaagtatttccccagggtATGAGATCGAAATCAAAAGAATGATGGAGAgcgttttggtaaacaaaaggagattataaaatgtaaaatgccaatttctctaaaaagaaaagtatttaatgagatggtccaaccagtattaactatGCATTGGAAACTTACAGTTTTActgaagcattagaacataagctatttacatctcaaagagctatggaaagaataatgaggagaataacactaagagacagaaaaagagctacatggataaAAGACATAACCAAAGTAGAGGACATTTTAATATGTaaaaaaatgaacatgggcaggatatataatgagaatagatGATCACTGAAAatgatagaatgggtccctagaaattgtaaaaaaagTAGGGGTAGGAAGAGAATaggatggaatgacgagctaagaaaatttgcgggtaaagactggcatacaaagacctttgcgtcaataggcgtaggaggagataattaaTGATGAAACAGTGGTAATATCGCAGATTTAAGATGCGTAACATATGATGTACAAGAGCTTgattaggaaaatatatttttctcccaTTTCGCAAACTCGATATTCCAGATTATGTGGTTCCTGGAACGTGTCCTGCCATCTATGAGAAACAACTCTGGGATATGCAAAGTCCCAGACTTTTCCAGGTACTGGCGGGTCATCCCCGAATCTGGAAGGACGAAAATCCATTTCCAGAAGCTTTGTCTTTTCCAAAACAAAAACAACGAATGGGGAATCCGTGTCACTGGAACTCTAAGTAAGGTTTCTTTGGTCTTCTCTTTTCCAGATGGGAGGAATTTGGTACCAGCATTCTAACACTCCTTTGGTGTTCCAGCCCATCAAGAAATGTCTGCAGGTCAAATACACTTGGGGTAAGTTCATGAACTTAGTCAGGGAACTTAAAAATACCATTGTCGACGAAACTACATTTACAGTAATTTTCAGTATCTTGCTTCATCATAtagtttaatataaataaatatttagatatatttgttaccagatatatattttatatttggcctTTACACTGAATATGATATTAATTAAATAACTGACTGGACCATATTTCTTTGCAATAGCTTCCTTTCCTTGTAAGCCCCGGTGGACACAGAACTTTATCCTTATATACCCATACATTCTTAGTTCTTACGGGGACCTCGCTTATAGAGCGTTCCATTGGTAGGGATAAAGCAAATGTCCCTCCaataaattaccaaaaaattcatttagatatgtgaagtattctacgggTAATTTATGGCCCCACCGAAAATCGGACCccagcggatatcgaaaaatggctactctgACTTTtccatggcaagtatcaatacgaaaattgatatgaatataGTTCATATAAAATCCACCAGAtcctgtgaaaataatttggatatctgtaaaacattAAGAGTAGTTAGCTCATCCTCACTAATTTTTTACCCAAAAGTCGTCACTTACAAACCAAAGTGACAACCGGGGAATGAAAATTATCAGAAACAAAGCTGacatctaaataatcccttaaaatttcctttggatatatttattagtataggagttattgactccgccatCGAGAATATCAGCTCCTGATGATGATTTATGTAATTTGGGCCCTAGGTCTCAGCACTAGGGCCGGGGAGTCCGATCAGGACCAAAGAGGAACTTGAGTAAAACCCCAGAGTTGTGCAGTGAATTCAAAGTTAGAAAGTTGGACGGTAGAAAgtaagaaaggaagaaaggaagacttatacacacacacacacacacacacacacacacacacacacatatatatatatatatatatatatatatatatatatatatatatatatatatatattatatatatacatatatgtgtgtgtttgtatatatacatatatatatatatatatatatatatatatatatatatatatatatatacataaatatatatgtgtacatatatatatatatatatatatatatatatatatatatatatatatatatatatatatataaatatgtaaatatatgtactgtatatgtacacatatataatttatttatatatatatatatttatattcatatctatatgtatacatatatatatatatatatatatatatatatatatatatatatatatatatatatatatatatatatatatatatatatatatatatatatatttgtaacagtTTTACTTCTGGTAAAATGAAGTTTaataagatgtatttttttttaaattgaatggaTTAGTTTTTAGGTCATACCCAGTATGTCCAAGAAGTTTCGTTGAAATTCGATTATTAGTTTTTgtgtattgttaaaaaaaaagaaaaatcaagaacAAGCAATCTGATTAAGCACTTAAATTCTCTACATACTTGTTCTTAGCTGAATTCAATTCAAAgactaatggatttgtccttgggttttATTCTACATATCCATCAGTTGAAATTGATTTAGTAGTTTTTGCTTAATGCTGTTCACAATCAATAAAGTAATCTTGCGATTATTATCAAAGTACTGTTGCGTCCTTGTACTTAATGAATCAGGGCTATGTATAAAcaagaaattatgtttacattagtatTTAATTGGATCTTATCATTTTTCCTTAAAATGCTTATGTGgttacaaaaaatttaaaaatccttagaaaaagaaaatagtacAAATATGATTAGGTATATAAAAATCTCCCATTCTTTCCGATTTAATCTCTCTTGAACAATACATCCTTCATTTCACTCCTGTGGATATATTAGCCTTGATAATATTCCAAGAAAATATGTTTTGTATTCTTGCACTCAAACTACACGGCCAATATAGTAATCATTCCATACCTAAAGCTAAATATCAGGAATACTCCCTGAGGCAAACagcagaaatatttcatattttattggaTAAAAGAGTTCTAGATTGGATGAAAGAGAAGAAAGTATTTTagcaaaatctataaaaaaaaacaggttataaACAAAACCTAAATGCTCAAGAGGTAAACTGTAAGCATTTCAATGGGCAGAGACCAGGCTTTTAAATAGCCTGAGTCTCCTCGTAGGGGCAATTGTCTCCCTGAGGAGTCTGTTCGAAAGTTGACGAATCTACACCAATTTTGGCAAAGGCCTCTTGGCAAACTTTCACATGACGTGGATCCATTTTGGGGGTTCGGGAGAAAATGAAGCCGAAGTCTCCGTAGAACCTTCTCTGGACGTCCTTGCAAGCATAGAAGCAGGCGTAGTTCTGGTAATCGGTGGCGAGCACAACCAAAGGTGCTGGCGGAGCTGCAGCAAAGCAAAACATAAGAGCCTAAACAAACAATGATCTAAACTTTATACCGACGATTCTACAAAACACACATATGGTCATGAAATGAGCAACACACAAGGCAAGGAAGTCTCGAGTAAAAAGTAAATAATGGTGGAGGCAATAGAACGACCAGTAACTCCTTACCTCCTTCGTGAGTAACCAAAAGGCGTGGCCCCTGGGGATCGTAGAAGAGGGATCCTAGAGTCCTAATGGAAGCTCCTGTTGCATCAACGCCAATGGAGGATGTTCGAAAAGCGCCTCCAGCTAGGGAAAGGAGTCGAAAATGAGAAGCTTATCTTAAAGTTCTATCAACGGGGAAAAGATCCCGAACAATCAATCAAAAATAAGTTTATTTGGGGTTTATTATGGAAATgcaagaaataaactaaaaaaaaatctgtatgtaTATTCCTATTTTATTACCCGGAAGTCACTTATGCCTTCGTTAAAGCTGATTCAGTTTAGAAATGTTATTATGTATATTGACATCACCAATCTGCTCTTGTTAAatctgaaaattctctctctctctctctctctctctctctctctctctctctctctctctctctctctctctctctctctctctctagtatacaaAAAACCAATAAATCTCTCAGTTCTCTCCTTTTAGGCATATTTACCCCATTCATTAATCAAAACTAATTGAAATCTGGACTCCCAACGTTCTTCTCAAATTCATattatttccacaaaaaaaaaaaaatctatattttccttACTGTATTCCAGTCTCCACTGCATACATCTGGAGAAAGGGTCAAAAGGGTTGGGTGTGCGTGAATGCTGATACCAGTTTCCATCCATCTGCAACAGCCAAGGTTTCAGTGAGAGAACAAAAGAACGACTCTGTATAGAACTGCAATTCTCTCTCCATTGGGAAATCATTTCATTGAAATATGTACCAATAATATGTTTGCTTAATAAACCACCTTAGAATTTAGATGTTTAATGAACTTACCTGCCAGTGGTTCGGTTGCTGCTGTTGCCACAGTACTGCCTCATTCACTATTGGGCAGGACCCCTCTTTCACAAAGTCCGGGGCACTTCTGACCACAGAGGGGCCCACAAGAAGGGCCACCAGGGACAAGTAGACGTGCTTCATCATTCCAGGACAACGGACTGAATGGCGGGAGAGAATCGGGGCAGGCTTTATATACCGAAGGGACAGCCTCAGAATATCAaggtacataaaagaaaaaaagaaaaaagaaaaaaagaaaagaaaaatcataggAATCTGtcacattcttttttttcttttcggtaGGTACTTATGACCTCAGTTAGCCATCTGTATCCGATAGGAGTGgaaatattacttttttatctttgaGTTATATCTTTATGAACCTCAAAACGGAGTCAAGGATTTTTTATGCATAAGGAAAAACGTGTTTTAATTCATGTCTTGAGCCTTAAATAACTCAAGGAAGATTAGTGATTGAGAAGATGTAAAAA comes from Palaemon carinicauda isolate YSFRI2023 chromosome 3, ASM3689809v2, whole genome shotgun sequence and encodes:
- the LOC137638022 gene encoding crustacyanin-C1 subunit-like codes for the protein MKVLLLVLLSVAAALHMVDATTEDFVVPGTCPIVDERSLWALHGRNLWQMDGEWFHHSHTPMPYNPIVDCTRMRWQNIGGGSFRTEATGLDKARAFMRTTGLIYQSPGAPRLTIAHEKSTPAPLVILESDYQNFACLYSCQDFGGNYYGDFGFVYSRTPKLDPAFVQICKDTFAQIGLDTNTFKVTYQGDDCPHSTEKKSVA